The following are encoded in a window of Hyalangium minutum genomic DNA:
- a CDS encoding DUF1592 domain-containing protein — translation MRRTDLGRRGAGSRRNTPWLRSWGAWGALLITLAGCQGMPTDSEGKGPGDGDKVAVGPIPSQAIRRLTRTEYLNTVRELLGPSATTSQVLPADDLVDGYDNNTQVLGIGSLLLEKYALAAEDLVSSALASGNADGRARLLTCDFSGVNETPCARQILSSFGRKAWRRPLTSEDVERLMGLVQASRAAGDSFEVALGVGMQAILTSPHFLFRVEVDPSRGVVSSHLLSPHELATRLAYFLWSSPPDEALMAAAEAGTLQEPAELERQTRRMLSAPKAQALVDNFASQWLRTRQLTQAQPSPALFPTFTSLQLAQAMSQETALVFAELLKGDRSMLDLLDADFTYVNSALAAHYGIPGTFDPVRFTRVALPESSNRRGLLTHGSILALNATPTRNSTVKRGKWVLGRLLCQEPPPPPASIPQLPSGPTTGSLRQRMEQHVSSPMCSSCHAQMDPIGFALEHYDAIGAWRATDGEYAIDARGTLPDGRSFDGAIELGRTLKADAALPSCMVRHLFTYALGRQPEVDDEAVLKQLTQSFGDQGYRMKELLVQLTLSPTFRMRTSQQEAHQ, via the coding sequence ATGCGTCGGACGGACTTGGGTCGTCGCGGTGCTGGCTCCCGGAGAAACACCCCCTGGCTGCGCTCGTGGGGCGCCTGGGGAGCCCTGCTGATCACCCTGGCGGGCTGTCAGGGAATGCCCACGGACTCGGAGGGAAAGGGTCCTGGCGATGGGGACAAGGTGGCGGTGGGCCCCATTCCCTCGCAGGCGATTCGCCGGCTCACCCGCACCGAGTACCTGAACACAGTGCGCGAGTTGCTGGGCCCCAGCGCTACCACCTCGCAGGTGCTGCCCGCAGATGACCTGGTGGACGGCTACGACAACAACACGCAGGTGCTGGGCATCGGCTCGCTGCTGCTGGAGAAGTACGCACTGGCGGCGGAGGATCTGGTGAGCTCAGCGCTGGCCTCCGGCAACGCGGACGGGCGGGCACGGCTGCTGACGTGTGACTTCTCCGGCGTGAACGAGACGCCGTGCGCGCGGCAGATCCTCTCCAGCTTCGGGCGCAAGGCGTGGCGCCGGCCGCTGACCTCCGAGGATGTGGAGCGGCTGATGGGGTTGGTGCAGGCCAGCCGCGCGGCTGGGGACTCCTTCGAGGTGGCGCTGGGCGTGGGGATGCAGGCGATCCTCACCTCGCCGCACTTCCTGTTCCGCGTGGAGGTGGATCCGTCTCGCGGCGTGGTGAGCTCGCACCTGCTCAGCCCGCACGAGCTGGCCACGCGGCTGGCGTACTTCCTCTGGAGCAGCCCGCCGGATGAGGCGCTGATGGCGGCGGCCGAGGCGGGCACCCTGCAAGAGCCCGCGGAGCTGGAGCGGCAGACGCGGCGCATGCTGTCCGCTCCGAAAGCCCAGGCGCTGGTGGACAACTTCGCCAGCCAGTGGCTGCGCACGCGCCAGCTCACTCAGGCGCAGCCCTCTCCCGCGCTGTTCCCCACCTTCACCTCGCTCCAGCTCGCGCAGGCCATGAGCCAGGAGACGGCGCTCGTCTTCGCCGAGCTGCTCAAAGGGGACCGGAGCATGTTGGATCTGCTGGACGCGGACTTCACCTATGTGAACTCGGCGCTGGCGGCGCACTACGGGATTCCGGGCACCTTCGATCCGGTCCGTTTCACGCGGGTGGCCCTGCCCGAGAGCAGCAACCGCCGCGGCCTCCTCACCCACGGCAGCATCCTCGCGCTCAACGCCACGCCCACGCGCAACTCCACGGTGAAGCGCGGCAAGTGGGTGCTGGGCCGGCTGCTGTGCCAAGAACCCCCTCCTCCTCCTGCTTCCATTCCCCAGCTTCCCTCCGGGCCCACCACCGGCTCGCTGCGCCAGCGCATGGAGCAGCACGTGAGCTCGCCCATGTGCTCCTCGTGCCACGCGCAGATGGATCCCATCGGCTTCGCGCTGGAGCACTACGACGCCATTGGTGCCTGGCGCGCCACAGATGGTGAATACGCCATCGACGCGCGCGGCACGCTGCCGGATGGGCGCTCGTTCGACGGGGCCATCGAGCTGGGCCGCACGCTCAAGGCGGATGCGGCCCTGCCCAGCTGCATGGTGCGCCACCTCTTCACCTACGCCCTGGGCCGCCAGCCCGAGGTGGATGACGAGGCAGTGCTGAAGCAGCTCACGCAGTCCTTTGGAGATCAGGGCTACCGCATGAAGGAGCTGCTGGTGCAGCTCACCCTCAGTCCCACGTTCCGGATGCGCACCTCGCAGCAGGAGGCTCACCAATGA
- a CDS encoding DUF1552 domain-containing protein, with protein MKKSWELSRRTFLRGAGTLMALPVLEAMAPSLARAQTAGQPSPRRMMAFFVPNGMYPAEWYPTTSGENYTLSPLLSPLESYKSDFLVLSGLANKPSHFSSVDVGHVASTSTFLTGTSVAELPLRNGMSMDQVAAAQLKQYTRFPSLELGTKSGTSYVLHNNISWGANSTPMPKEIRPDILFDRLFEGQTGSQSAEAAEARRRRRLSVLDSVKQDTERLEAKLGREDRLRMDEYLTGVRELEQRVQQTRVAQCTPGTRPAQTSDVRQQVKLMLDMVVLAFQCDLTRVATFMYGEAVDDTSYPFLSIPDGRGGSIPVSQGHHTLSHEIAAGSQSQKMYSAICKWEVEQFAYLLGKMKAVQEPDGTLLDNSVVLFGSGIGESNLHDTLNMPVLLAGKGGGKIRPGRHIVYKDPLNFYTQGVPIAKLFVSMLGAVGVNATKFGDDGDGLLPNLA; from the coding sequence ATGAAGAAGTCCTGGGAGCTGTCTCGGCGAACCTTCCTCCGAGGCGCAGGCACGCTGATGGCGCTGCCCGTGCTGGAGGCCATGGCCCCCTCCCTGGCGCGGGCGCAGACTGCGGGCCAGCCGTCACCTCGGCGAATGATGGCCTTCTTCGTTCCCAACGGCATGTACCCGGCCGAGTGGTACCCCACCACCAGCGGCGAGAACTACACGCTGAGCCCGCTGCTGTCGCCGCTGGAGTCCTACAAGAGCGACTTCCTGGTGCTCTCGGGGCTGGCGAACAAGCCGAGCCACTTTTCCTCGGTGGACGTGGGGCACGTGGCTTCCACGTCCACGTTCCTCACGGGCACCTCGGTGGCGGAGCTGCCGCTGCGCAACGGCATGTCCATGGACCAGGTCGCCGCCGCCCAGCTCAAGCAGTACACCCGCTTCCCCTCGCTGGAGCTGGGCACGAAGAGCGGCACCTCGTACGTGCTGCACAACAACATCTCCTGGGGTGCCAACTCCACGCCAATGCCCAAGGAGATCCGTCCGGACATCCTCTTCGACCGGCTCTTCGAGGGCCAGACCGGCTCGCAGAGCGCCGAGGCGGCCGAGGCCCGGCGCCGGCGGCGCCTGAGCGTGCTGGACTCCGTGAAGCAGGACACGGAGCGGCTCGAGGCAAAGCTGGGGCGGGAGGATCGGCTCCGGATGGACGAGTACCTGACGGGCGTGCGCGAGCTGGAGCAGCGGGTGCAGCAGACGCGGGTGGCGCAGTGCACCCCGGGCACGCGGCCGGCGCAGACCTCGGATGTGCGCCAGCAGGTGAAGCTGATGCTGGACATGGTGGTGCTGGCGTTCCAGTGCGATCTGACGCGCGTGGCGACCTTCATGTACGGCGAGGCGGTGGACGACACCAGCTATCCCTTCCTCTCGATTCCGGACGGCCGGGGCGGCTCCATTCCGGTGAGCCAGGGTCACCACACGCTGAGCCATGAGATCGCCGCGGGCTCGCAGAGCCAGAAGATGTACAGCGCCATCTGCAAGTGGGAGGTGGAGCAGTTCGCCTACCTGCTTGGGAAGATGAAGGCGGTGCAGGAGCCGGACGGCACGCTGCTGGACAACTCGGTGGTGCTCTTCGGCAGCGGCATCGGCGAGTCCAACCTGCACGACACGCTCAACATGCCGGTGCTGCTGGCCGGCAAGGGCGGCGGGAAGATCCGGCCGGGGCGGCACATCGTCTACAAGGACCCGCTGAACTTCTATACGCAGGGCGTGCCCATCGCGAAGCTGTTCGTGTCCATGCTCGGCGCGGTGGGCGTGAACGCGACGAAGTTCGGCGACGACGGGGACGGCCTTCTGCCCAACCTGGCGTAG
- a CDS encoding GFA family protein, whose product MNYKGSCHCRGIAFEVEGDIKQVVSCNCSMCSRRGSLLWFVPRDSLRLTTPADRMGTYTFNKHVIQHRFCAKCGIHPFGEGTDPSGNRMAAVNVRCLEGVDFTAIPVQHFDGRSH is encoded by the coding sequence ATGAACTACAAGGGAAGCTGCCACTGCAGAGGTATCGCCTTCGAGGTGGAGGGGGACATCAAGCAGGTCGTGTCGTGCAACTGCTCCATGTGTTCGCGGAGGGGCTCGCTGCTCTGGTTCGTTCCTCGGGACAGCCTGCGTCTGACAACGCCCGCGGACCGGATGGGCACTTACACTTTCAACAAGCACGTCATCCAGCATCGGTTCTGCGCGAAGTGCGGCATTCACCCGTTTGGAGAGGGCACCGATCCCTCCGGCAACCGCATGGCGGCGGTCAACGTTCGCTGCCTCGAGGGCGTGGACTTCACCGCCATCCCCGTCCAGCACTTCGACGGCCGCTCGCACTGA